From a single Pseudomonas serboccidentalis genomic region:
- a CDS encoding AI-2E family transporter yields the protein MLNNDRLLVQILLLVLFGASLWVMAPFWSALFWGAVLAFASWPLMRLLTRWLNGRESLAAGILTLGWMLLVAAPLVWLGFNLADHVRDATAFIKDVQVDGLPEAPVWLGSVPLVGERLVGIWNSIDQQGAALMVSIKPYLGQVGNWLLARSAQIGGGILELTLSIVFVFFFYRDGPRLAAFVHGLLQRLIGERAGYYIELVAGTVQRVVNGVIGTAAAQAILALIGFLIAGVPGALVLGIVTFLLSLIPMGPPLVWIPATAWLAWKGEYGMAVFLGIWGTFIISGVDNVLKPYLISRGGNLPLVIVLLGVFGGLIAFGFIGLFIGPTLLAVAYSLLTDWSKSQARV from the coding sequence ATGCTCAATAACGATCGGCTGTTGGTGCAAATCCTCCTGCTGGTGCTGTTTGGTGCCAGCCTGTGGGTGATGGCGCCGTTCTGGTCGGCGCTGTTCTGGGGCGCGGTGCTGGCGTTTGCCAGCTGGCCGCTGATGCGTCTGCTGACCCGTTGGCTCAATGGGCGCGAATCACTGGCCGCAGGCATTTTGACCCTGGGCTGGATGTTGCTGGTGGCGGCACCGCTGGTGTGGTTGGGGTTCAACCTGGCCGATCATGTGCGCGATGCCACGGCGTTCATCAAGGATGTGCAGGTCGACGGTCTGCCGGAAGCGCCGGTCTGGCTCGGCAGCGTGCCGTTGGTGGGTGAGCGGCTGGTCGGCATCTGGAACAGCATCGATCAGCAGGGCGCGGCGCTGATGGTGTCGATCAAGCCGTATCTGGGGCAGGTCGGGAACTGGTTGCTGGCGCGCAGTGCGCAGATCGGCGGCGGCATTCTCGAGCTGACCCTGAGCATTGTCTTCGTGTTCTTTTTCTATCGCGACGGGCCGCGCCTGGCGGCGTTCGTGCACGGTCTGCTGCAGCGGCTGATCGGCGAGCGTGCCGGGTATTACATCGAGCTGGTGGCCGGCACCGTGCAGCGGGTGGTCAACGGGGTGATCGGGACCGCAGCGGCGCAGGCGATTCTGGCGTTGATCGGGTTTTTGATTGCCGGGGTGCCGGGGGCTTTGGTGCTGGGGATCGTGACCTTCCTGTTGAGCCTGATTCCGATGGGGCCACCGTTGGTGTGGATTCCGGCCACGGCCTGGCTGGCGTGGAAGGGTGAGTATGGGATGGCGGTGTTTCTCGGGATCTGGGGGACGTTCATCATCAGTGGCGTGGATAACGTGTTGAAGCCTTATCTGATCAGCCGGGGCGGGAATCTGCCGTTGGTGATTGTGTTGCTTGGGGTGTTTGGCGGGTTGATTGCGTTTGGGTTTATCGGGTTGTTTATTGGGCCTACGCTGTTGGCGGTGGCTTATAGTTTGTTGACGGATTGGAGCAAGAGTCAGGCTCGGGTTTAG
- a CDS encoding hotdog fold thioesterase, translating into MTLWRTTPNIEQLNAIQKNTIGEVLDIRFEAFDEESLTASMVIDHRTHQPYGLLHGGASVVLAETVGSMASYLCIDASKFYCVGLEINANHLRGLRSGRVTAVAKPIHIGRTTHVWDIRLTSDEGKASCVSRLTMAVVPLGEQPPAR; encoded by the coding sequence ATGACCTTGTGGCGCACCACTCCGAACATCGAGCAGTTGAACGCAATCCAGAAAAACACCATCGGCGAAGTGCTGGATATCCGCTTTGAAGCCTTCGACGAAGAGTCGCTGACGGCGAGCATGGTCATCGACCACCGCACCCACCAGCCTTACGGCCTGCTGCATGGCGGCGCCTCGGTGGTGCTGGCGGAAACTGTCGGCTCGATGGCCAGCTACCTGTGCATCGATGCCAGCAAGTTCTATTGCGTGGGGCTGGAGATCAACGCCAACCACTTGCGCGGCTTGCGCAGCGGACGGGTGACGGCGGTGGCCAAACCGATTCATATCGGCCGCACCACGCATGTCTGGGATATCCGCCTGACCAGCGATGAAGGCAAGGCCAGCTGCGTCTCGCGCCTGACCATGGCGGTGGTGCCACTGGGCGAGCAGCCGCCGGCACGTTGA
- a CDS encoding response regulator → MNSPMHNTQTTVTDEHKDDKRWSIRALIVDDDVPIRELMIDYLARFNIHASGVTDGAAMRQAMQAEHFDVVVLDLMLPGEDGLSLCRWLRAESDIPILMLTARCEPTDRIIGLELGADDYMAKPFEPRELVARIQTILRRVRDDRTEQRANIRFDNWRLNSVLRQLIADDGLVVPLSNAEFRLLWVFIERPRRVLSREQLLDAARGRSIEAFDRSIDLLVSRLRQKLGDDPKAPQLIKTVRGEGYLFDARDIG, encoded by the coding sequence ATGAACAGCCCCATGCACAACACCCAAACGACCGTGACTGATGAGCATAAAGACGACAAGCGCTGGAGCATCCGCGCGCTGATCGTCGACGATGACGTGCCGATCCGCGAGCTGATGATCGACTACCTGGCCCGCTTCAACATCCACGCCAGCGGCGTCACCGACGGGGCGGCCATGCGTCAGGCGATGCAGGCCGAGCATTTCGACGTGGTGGTCCTCGACCTGATGCTGCCCGGCGAAGACGGCCTGTCGCTGTGCCGCTGGCTGCGCGCCGAATCGGACATCCCGATCCTCATGCTCACCGCCCGCTGTGAACCCACCGACCGCATCATCGGCCTGGAACTGGGCGCCGACGACTACATGGCCAAACCGTTCGAGCCGCGAGAACTGGTGGCGCGGATCCAGACCATTCTGCGGCGGGTGCGCGATGACCGTACCGAGCAACGCGCCAATATTCGCTTCGACAATTGGCGCCTGAACAGCGTCCTGCGCCAACTGATCGCCGACGATGGCCTCGTGGTGCCGTTGTCCAATGCCGAATTCCGCCTGCTCTGGGTCTTCATCGAACGCCCGCGCCGGGTCCTCAGCCGCGAACAACTGCTGGACGCCGCCCGCGGCCGTTCGATCGAAGCCTTCGACCGCAGCATCGACCTGCTGGTGTCGCGTCTGCGGCAAAAACTCGGCGACGACCCGAAAGCCCCGCAATTGATCAAAACCGTGCGCGGCGAAGGTTACCTGTTCGACGCGCGAGACATCGGCTGA
- a CDS encoding NADP-dependent oxidoreductase, whose translation MTSQTNRQFLLAKRPVGAATRETFTYQEVPVGEPATGQILVKNEYLSLDPAMRGWMNEGKSYIPPVEIGEVMRALGVGKVIASNHPGFAVGDYVNGALGVQDYFLGEPRGFYKVDPKLAPLPVYLSALGMTGMTAYFALLDVGAPKAGDTVVLSGAAGAVGSIAGQIAKIKGCRVVGIAGGADKCKYLIDELGFDGAIDYKHEDVLTGLKRECPKGVDVYFDNVGGEILDAVLSRLAPKARVVICGAISQYNNKEAVKGPANYLSLLVNRARMEGFVVMDYAAQYASAAQEMAGWMAKGQLKSKEDIVEGLQTFPETLMKLFSGENFGKLVLKV comes from the coding sequence ATGACCTCCCAGACCAATCGCCAGTTCCTGCTCGCCAAACGCCCGGTGGGCGCCGCCACCCGTGAGACCTTCACTTACCAGGAAGTACCGGTCGGCGAACCTGCGACGGGACAGATCCTGGTCAAGAACGAATACCTGTCCCTCGACCCGGCCATGCGCGGCTGGATGAACGAGGGCAAGTCCTACATCCCGCCGGTCGAAATCGGTGAAGTCATGCGCGCCTTGGGCGTCGGCAAAGTCATCGCCTCAAACCATCCGGGCTTTGCTGTCGGCGACTACGTCAACGGTGCGCTGGGTGTGCAGGATTATTTCCTCGGTGAGCCCAGAGGTTTCTACAAGGTCGATCCGAAACTGGCGCCGCTGCCGGTGTATCTGTCCGCGCTGGGCATGACCGGCATGACCGCCTACTTTGCGCTGCTCGATGTGGGCGCACCAAAAGCCGGCGATACCGTGGTTCTTTCAGGTGCTGCCGGTGCGGTGGGCAGCATTGCCGGGCAGATCGCGAAAATCAAAGGTTGCCGGGTTGTCGGCATCGCCGGCGGTGCCGACAAATGCAAATACCTGATCGATGAACTGGGCTTCGACGGCGCCATCGACTACAAGCACGAAGACGTGCTGACCGGGCTCAAGCGCGAATGCCCGAAAGGGGTCGACGTGTACTTCGATAACGTGGGCGGCGAGATCCTCGACGCGGTGCTCAGCCGCCTGGCGCCGAAAGCCCGGGTGGTGATCTGCGGCGCCATCAGCCAGTACAACAACAAGGAAGCAGTCAAAGGCCCGGCCAACTACCTGTCACTGCTGGTCAACCGTGCGCGCATGGAAGGTTTTGTAGTGATGGACTACGCCGCCCAGTACGCCAGTGCCGCTCAGGAAATGGCAGGCTGGATGGCCAAGGGGCAGCTCAAGAGCAAGGAAGACATCGTCGAAGGTCTGCAGACCTTTCCGGAGACGCTGATGAAATTGTTCAGCGGGGAGAACTTCGGCAAGTTGGTGCTGAAAGTTTAG
- a CDS encoding DUF4892 domain-containing protein, which yields MRSLSLLALCCFSPVLFAADVPGSQDLQIVPRLADAQIVDYRPPVELERIYPLGSIRKISGQLRFDGQVTARGQTTSVTYELPPEHAATEAFTAAREALQKQGAELLFWCQARDCGESSLWANEVFGNSKLYGADEQQAYLLLRLAAPKDNTLVALYSITRGNRKAYLHVEQFEATAPLGELLPTSATLLRQLKSTGELNLPKLNGDPDDTWLRLISRGLNLDTTLRVTISGPKAEAWRQALIGQGVRAARMEAGSADSAGLRIDLLR from the coding sequence ATGCGGTCACTCAGTCTGTTGGCGCTGTGCTGTTTCAGTCCCGTTCTATTCGCTGCCGATGTGCCGGGCAGCCAGGATCTGCAGATCGTGCCGCGTCTGGCCGATGCGCAGATCGTCGACTATCGGCCTCCCGTCGAGCTTGAACGAATCTACCCGCTGGGTTCGATCCGCAAGATCAGCGGCCAGTTACGCTTCGACGGCCAGGTCACCGCGCGCGGCCAGACCACCTCGGTAACTTACGAGTTGCCACCGGAGCACGCCGCCACCGAAGCCTTCACGGCTGCCCGTGAAGCCCTGCAAAAACAGGGCGCCGAGTTGCTGTTCTGGTGTCAGGCTCGCGACTGCGGCGAAAGCAGCCTGTGGGCCAACGAGGTGTTCGGCAATTCCAAGCTGTACGGTGCCGACGAGCAACAGGCCTATCTGCTGTTGCGCCTGGCCGCCCCCAAGGACAACACCCTGGTGGCGCTCTACAGCATCACCCGAGGCAATCGCAAAGCCTATCTGCATGTCGAGCAGTTCGAGGCGACCGCGCCACTGGGTGAGCTGCTGCCGACCTCGGCCACGCTGTTGCGTCAGCTCAAGAGCACTGGCGAGCTGAACCTGCCGAAACTGAATGGCGACCCGGATGACACCTGGCTGCGGTTGATTTCCCGTGGCTTGAACCTCGATACCACCTTGCGGGTGACGATTTCCGGGCCGAAGGCTGAGGCCTGGCGCCAGGCACTGATCGGGCAAGGCGTGCGTGCGGCGCGGATGGAGGCGGGGAGTGCCGACAGCGCGGGCCTGCGCATCGATCTGTTGCGATAA
- a CDS encoding PLP-dependent aminotransferase family protein, which translates to MELRIDRQAMVPVVQQIVDGMTDWILRSGVAPSTRLPSVRQIARSNLLSQSCVVEACERLVAQGLLSARQGSGFMVAAARPDTGCCRGLAAIDGGLAEGGLQLGEGGLPQSWRESDDLSYAIRQVARTDMASLFNYSSPLGLPALREQIVKRLRLIDIQARDEQVLTTAGASHALDLLVRTLLKAGDCVVVENPGYAPLFELLRLHGVQLLEVRRTPSGPDPQALEALLQQFRPVAMFINSHHHNPTGSCLAPGVAQQILQLCNAHAVQLIEDDVYADLHNGNGIRLAALDERVIYVGSFSKTLSSSLRVGFICAEQPLIARLARVKMISSMGVSGFNEAVLASLLASGAYRKMVQRQRQRLNTDRAAALQALEDADWEVFGKPCGGLFIWARSLLSDPARLHRQAQSSGVRLCAPGAFSPNGEADEWQRINVAYACDLRARQFFRSTRANRPQTF; encoded by the coding sequence ATGGAATTGAGAATTGACCGACAGGCAATGGTGCCGGTCGTACAGCAGATTGTTGATGGAATGACCGACTGGATCTTGCGAAGTGGCGTGGCGCCGAGCACGCGGCTGCCCTCCGTCAGGCAAATTGCGCGCTCCAATCTGCTCAGTCAGTCGTGTGTGGTCGAGGCCTGTGAGCGGCTTGTAGCCCAGGGGCTTCTGTCCGCGCGTCAGGGTTCGGGTTTCATGGTGGCTGCGGCGCGGCCAGACACCGGGTGCTGCAGGGGATTGGCGGCAATCGACGGCGGGCTGGCAGAGGGCGGGCTGCAACTCGGCGAGGGGGGCTTGCCGCAAAGCTGGCGTGAGTCCGATGACCTGAGCTACGCGATCCGGCAGGTCGCCCGTACCGACATGGCGAGTCTGTTCAATTACAGCAGCCCGCTGGGGCTGCCGGCGTTGCGCGAGCAGATTGTCAAACGCCTCAGGCTGATCGATATCCAGGCCCGTGATGAGCAGGTGTTGACCACCGCCGGTGCCAGCCACGCGCTGGATCTGTTGGTGCGCACCCTGCTCAAGGCAGGCGACTGCGTGGTGGTTGAAAATCCGGGCTACGCGCCGCTGTTCGAATTGTTGCGCCTGCACGGCGTGCAGCTGCTGGAGGTGCGCCGCACACCGAGCGGCCCGGATCCGCAGGCGCTGGAGGCGCTGTTGCAGCAGTTTCGGCCGGTCGCGATGTTCATCAACAGTCATCATCACAATCCCACCGGCTCCTGTCTGGCTCCGGGTGTGGCGCAACAGATCCTGCAGTTGTGCAACGCTCACGCAGTGCAGTTGATCGAAGACGATGTCTACGCCGACCTGCACAATGGCAACGGTATTCGTTTGGCGGCACTTGATGAACGGGTGATCTACGTCGGCAGTTTTTCCAAGACGCTGAGCAGTTCGTTGCGCGTCGGTTTCATCTGCGCCGAGCAGCCGCTGATTGCGCGTCTGGCCCGGGTCAAGATGATCAGCAGCATGGGCGTGTCGGGTTTCAATGAGGCGGTGCTGGCCAGCCTTCTGGCGAGTGGCGCGTATCGCAAAATGGTCCAGCGCCAGCGTCAGCGCCTGAATACCGATCGGGCAGCCGCGCTGCAGGCGCTGGAAGATGCCGACTGGGAAGTGTTCGGCAAACCCTGTGGCGGACTGTTCATCTGGGCCCGTTCACTGCTGAGCGATCCGGCCCGATTGCACCGTCAGGCCCAGAGCAGTGGCGTGCGCCTTTGTGCCCCGGGGGCTTTCAGCCCGAATGGTGAAGCCGACGAGTGGCAACGGATCAATGTGGCCTATGCTTGTGATCTGCGGGCCCGGCAGTTTTTTCGCAGTACCCGCGCTAATCGACCTCAAACGTTCTGA
- a CDS encoding SDR family oxidoreductase: MSMTFSGQVAVVTGAANGIGRATAQAFAAEGLKVVVADLDAAGGEGTVALIRTAGGEATFVRCNVTVESEVKNLMDDVINTYGRLDYAFNNAGIEIEQGKLADGSMDEFDAIMGVNVKGVWLCMKYQLPLLLAQGGGAIVNTASVAGLGAAPKMSIYAASKHAVIGLTKSAAIEYAKKKIRVNAVCPAVIDTDMFRRAYEADPKKGEFANAMHPVGRIGKVEEIASAVLYLCSDGAAFTTGHSLAVDGGVTAF, translated from the coding sequence ATGAGCATGACGTTTTCCGGTCAGGTTGCCGTAGTCACGGGTGCGGCCAACGGCATTGGCCGGGCGACCGCCCAGGCGTTCGCCGCCGAAGGCCTGAAAGTGGTGGTGGCCGATCTGGACGCGGCGGGGGGCGAGGGCACGGTGGCGCTGATTCGTACCGCCGGTGGCGAAGCGACCTTCGTGCGCTGCAACGTTACCGTTGAAAGCGAAGTGAAAAATCTGATGGACGATGTGATCAATACCTACGGTCGTCTCGACTACGCCTTCAACAATGCCGGGATCGAAATCGAGCAAGGCAAGTTGGCCGACGGCTCGATGGATGAGTTCGACGCGATCATGGGCGTCAACGTCAAAGGCGTCTGGCTGTGCATGAAGTACCAATTGCCATTGCTGCTGGCTCAGGGCGGCGGGGCGATCGTCAACACCGCCTCGGTGGCGGGGCTTGGGGCGGCACCGAAGATGAGCATTTATGCGGCGTCCAAGCACGCGGTGATCGGCCTGACCAAATCGGCGGCGATTGAATATGCGAAGAAGAAAATCCGCGTCAACGCCGTGTGCCCGGCAGTGATCGACACCGACATGTTCCGCCGCGCCTACGAGGCCGATCCGAAAAAAGGCGAATTCGCCAACGCGATGCACCCGGTCGGGCGTATCGGCAAGGTCGAGGAAATTGCCAGCGCCGTGCTCTATCTGTGCAGTGATGGCGCGGCGTTTACCACCGGTCATTCCCTGGCCGTGGATGGCGGCGTCACCGCTTTCTGA
- the pyrF gene encoding orotidine-5'-phosphate decarboxylase: MSACQTPIIVALDFPTRDAALKLADQLDPKLCRVKVGKELFTSCASEIVGTLRDKGFEVFLDLKFHDIPNTTAMAVKAAAEMGVWMVNVHCSGGLRMMAACREELSKRSGPQPLLIGVTVLTSMEREDLAGIGLDIEPQEQVLRLAALAEKAGMDGLVCSALEATALKSAHPSLQLVTPGIRPAGSAQDDQRRILTPRQALDAGSDYLVIGRPISQAADPAKALASVVAEIA, from the coding sequence ATGTCCGCCTGCCAGACTCCTATCATCGTCGCCCTGGATTTCCCCACCCGTGACGCCGCACTGAAGCTGGCCGACCAGTTGGACCCGAAACTGTGCCGGGTCAAAGTGGGCAAGGAGCTGTTCACCAGTTGCGCCTCGGAAATCGTCGGCACCCTGCGTGACAAAGGCTTCGAGGTGTTCCTCGACCTGAAATTCCATGACATTCCCAACACCACCGCGATGGCCGTGAAAGCCGCTGCCGAGATGGGTGTATGGATGGTCAACGTGCATTGCTCCGGTGGCCTGCGCATGATGGCGGCCTGCCGTGAAGAGCTTTCCAAGCGCAGCGGTCCGCAGCCGTTGCTGATCGGTGTGACCGTGCTGACCAGCATGGAGCGCGAGGATCTGGCCGGTATCGGTCTGGACATCGAGCCGCAGGAGCAGGTGCTGCGGCTGGCCGCGCTGGCCGAGAAGGCCGGGATGGACGGTCTGGTGTGCTCGGCACTGGAAGCCACCGCACTGAAGTCGGCGCATCCGTCGCTGCAACTGGTGACCCCGGGGATTCGTCCGGCGGGCAGTGCGCAGGACGATCAGCGTCGTATCCTGACCCCGCGTCAGGCGCTGGATGCCGGTTCCGATTACCTGGTGATCGGCCGTCCGATCAGCCAGGCGGCGGACCCGGCCAAGGCGCTGGCGTCGGTCGTGGCCGAAATCGCCTAA
- a CDS encoding sensor histidine kinase, with translation MRVRFDTLFGRLFGMLFVAIVLAHLLAFAWFHHYGPPPPPPPPEFAEGVDGQRPPPDPRFAHRPPRPWFGGPLVPLTFQFISLMIAAWYGAKLLSRPIQRLSDAAERLSENLDSPPLDESGPREARQAAYTFNLMQQRIREQVQQRARMLGAVSHDLRTPLSRLKLRLEKIDDDKLQGQMRQDLNDMISMLDATLTYLHEQRTSEALQLMDVQALVESLCENAQDQGADVQVSGHCAPLQVQPMALRSCINNLMDNALRYAGQARIELQDQREQLLIRVIDHGPGIAEDKREAVFEPFYRLEGSRNRNSGGVGLGMTIAREAAQRLGGQLNLDETPGGGLTAIIRLPRT, from the coding sequence ATGCGAGTGCGCTTCGACACGCTGTTCGGCCGCCTGTTTGGCATGCTGTTCGTGGCGATCGTCCTGGCGCACTTGCTGGCCTTTGCCTGGTTCCACCATTACGGCCCGCCTCCGCCGCCACCCCCGCCAGAATTTGCCGAGGGCGTCGACGGCCAACGGCCACCGCCGGACCCACGTTTCGCCCACCGCCCGCCACGCCCGTGGTTCGGCGGGCCGCTGGTGCCGCTGACCTTCCAGTTCATCTCGCTGATGATCGCCGCCTGGTACGGCGCCAAACTGCTCAGTCGGCCGATCCAGCGCCTGAGCGACGCCGCCGAACGCCTGAGCGAAAACCTCGACAGCCCACCGCTGGACGAATCCGGCCCGCGTGAGGCGCGGCAAGCGGCATACACCTTCAACCTGATGCAACAACGCATTCGCGAACAGGTGCAGCAACGGGCACGCATGCTCGGCGCCGTCTCCCACGACCTGCGCACCCCGCTGTCGCGGCTGAAACTGCGGCTGGAAAAGATCGACGACGACAAACTGCAAGGCCAGATGCGCCAAGACCTGAACGACATGATCAGCATGCTCGACGCCACCCTCACCTACCTGCACGAACAGCGCACCAGCGAAGCCCTGCAGTTGATGGACGTGCAGGCGCTGGTCGAATCGCTGTGCGAAAACGCCCAGGACCAAGGCGCAGACGTGCAGGTCAGCGGCCATTGTGCACCGCTGCAGGTGCAACCGATGGCGCTGCGTTCCTGCATCAACAACCTCATGGACAACGCCCTGCGCTATGCCGGGCAGGCGCGCATCGAACTGCAGGATCAACGCGAGCAACTGCTGATCCGCGTGATCGACCACGGCCCCGGCATTGCCGAAGACAAACGCGAGGCGGTGTTCGAACCGTTCTATCGCCTGGAAGGCTCACGCAACCGCAACTCCGGCGGCGTCGGCCTGGGCATGACCATTGCCCGCGAAGCCGCTCAGCGACTGGGCGGCCAATTGAACCTGGACGAAACACCCGGCGGCGGCCTGACCGCAATCATCCGCCTGCCCCGCACCTGA
- a CDS encoding alpha/beta fold hydrolase: MSQPIFFTHANGFPSGTYGKLFAALAPEYRVAHLEVHAHDPRFPADDNWYNLVDELIHHLQQQDQPVWGVGHSFGGVLHLHAALRCPELYRGVVMLDSPVLTRTDRWVIRAAKRFGFIDKLTPAGRTLGRREEFADLDSARRYFAGKSLFRGFDPECFDAYLHHGLHQVGDKLRLRFDPATEISIYRGVPHTSPGRTRQLKVPLAVVRGHKSRVVMRHHGSFVSRLPQGELLSIPGGHMFPLERPQDTARLLKNLFNRWEGRQDKDCA, encoded by the coding sequence ATGTCGCAACCGATCTTTTTCACCCACGCCAACGGGTTTCCCTCGGGCACCTATGGCAAGTTGTTCGCGGCGCTGGCGCCCGAGTACCGGGTCGCGCATCTGGAAGTGCATGCCCATGACCCGCGTTTCCCGGCGGACGACAACTGGTACAACCTCGTCGACGAACTGATCCACCATTTGCAGCAACAGGATCAACCGGTGTGGGGCGTCGGCCACTCTTTTGGCGGCGTATTGCACCTGCACGCAGCGCTGCGTTGCCCTGAGCTGTATCGCGGTGTGGTGATGCTCGATTCGCCGGTACTGACCCGTACTGACCGATGGGTGATCCGCGCGGCCAAGCGCTTCGGGTTCATCGACAAGCTGACCCCCGCCGGCCGCACGCTCGGCCGCCGCGAAGAGTTTGCCGACCTCGACAGTGCGCGCCGCTACTTTGCCGGCAAGAGCCTGTTTCGCGGTTTCGATCCGGAGTGCTTCGACGCCTACCTGCATCACGGTTTGCACCAGGTCGGCGACAAGTTGCGACTGCGCTTCGATCCGGCCACCGAAATCAGCATCTATCGCGGCGTGCCGCACACCAGCCCGGGCCGCACCCGGCAACTGAAAGTGCCGCTGGCGGTGGTGCGCGGGCACAAGAGCCGCGTGGTGATGCGTCATCACGGCAGTTTCGTTTCGCGCTTGCCGCAGGGTGAATTGCTGAGTATTCCGGGCGGGCACATGTTTCCCCTGGAGCGTCCGCAGGACACCGCGCGCCTGTTGAAGAATCTGTTCAACCGCTGGGAAGGTCGTCAGGACAAGGACTGCGCATGA
- a CDS encoding alpha/beta hydrolase, whose translation MNPTFEEVRLSLPHIELAAHLFGPEDGLPVIALHGWLDNANSFARLAPKLKGLRIIALDMAGHGHSGHRPNGAGYALWDYAHDVLQVAEQLGWKRFGLLGHSMGAIVSLVLAGSLPERISHLALIDGVIPPTDKGENAAERMGMALQAQLDLREKRKPVYNTLDRAIEARMKGLVAVSREAAELLAQRGLMPVPGGYTWRTDNRLTLPSPLRLTQEQAMAFVQRISCPAQLVVAADGMLAKHPELLERLPFSQEQLAGGHHLHLNDESGADLVADCFNRFFAIP comes from the coding sequence ATGAACCCGACCTTCGAAGAAGTGCGTCTGAGCCTGCCGCATATCGAACTGGCGGCGCATTTGTTCGGTCCCGAAGACGGTCTGCCGGTGATTGCCCTGCATGGCTGGCTCGACAACGCCAACAGCTTTGCGCGGCTGGCGCCCAAGCTCAAAGGCTTGCGCATCATTGCCCTGGACATGGCCGGGCACGGTCACTCCGGGCATCGCCCGAATGGTGCCGGCTATGCGTTGTGGGACTACGCCCACGACGTGTTGCAGGTCGCCGAACAACTGGGCTGGAAGCGCTTCGGCCTGCTCGGGCATTCGATGGGCGCCATCGTTTCGCTGGTGCTGGCCGGTTCGTTGCCGGAGCGCATCAGCCATCTGGCGTTGATCGACGGGGTGATTCCGCCTACGGACAAAGGCGAAAACGCCGCCGAGCGCATGGGCATGGCCCTGCAGGCGCAACTGGACCTGCGCGAAAAGCGCAAACCGGTCTACAACACCCTCGACCGCGCCATCGAAGCGCGGATGAAAGGCCTGGTGGCGGTCAGTCGCGAAGCCGCCGAACTGCTGGCGCAACGCGGGCTGATGCCGGTGCCCGGCGGTTATACCTGGCGCACCGACAATCGCCTGACCCTGCCATCGCCGCTGCGCCTGACGCAGGAACAGGCCATGGCCTTCGTCCAGCGCATCAGCTGCCCGGCGCAACTGGTGGTCGCTGCCGACGGCATGCTGGCCAAACATCCGGAGTTGCTGGAGCGTCTACCCTTTAGCCAGGAACAGCTGGCGGGCGGGCACCATTTGCACCTGAACGATGAGTCCGGTGCCGACCTTGTCGCAGACTGTTTCAATCGCTTCTTCGCCATTCCTTGA